The Chitinophaga flava genome has a segment encoding these proteins:
- a CDS encoding type I restriction enzyme HsdR N-terminal domain-containing protein, whose amino-acid sequence MITINFPPPDFRISREQDKELIFDRYRKKYVRLTPEEWVRQNFLNYLVKTLSYPSSLIGIEKEIMLGELKKRFDIVIYNRRMEPWMLVECKEMNVPITQQTLEQIVRYNMVIPATYLVMTNGLHTFCCTYRPAEQRWVFLEEIPSF is encoded by the coding sequence TTGATTACCATTAACTTTCCGCCACCGGATTTCAGGATCAGCCGGGAGCAGGACAAAGAGCTGATCTTTGACCGCTACCGGAAGAAGTATGTCCGACTGACACCGGAAGAGTGGGTAAGACAGAATTTTCTCAATTATCTCGTCAAAACCCTGTCCTATCCATCTTCTCTGATAGGCATAGAAAAAGAGATCATGCTGGGGGAACTAAAAAAACGGTTCGACATCGTTATCTACAACCGCCGGATGGAACCCTGGATGCTGGTGGAATGTAAGGAGATGAATGTACCTATTACCCAGCAAACGCTGGAGCAGATTGTCCGTTATAATATGGTGATTCCTGCCACTTATCTGGTGATGACCAACGGTCTTCATACCTTTTGCTGTACTTACCGGCCTGCCGAACAAAGGTGGGTGTTCCTGGAAGAGATTCCTTCCTTCTGA
- the queA gene encoding tRNA preQ1(34) S-adenosylmethionine ribosyltransferase-isomerase QueA, whose translation MKLSQFKFDLPLNLIAQHPSKTRDESRLMVVNRVTGKIEHKVFKDILGYFNDKDVMIVNNTKVFPARLYGRKEKTGAKIEVFLLRELNKQNRLWDVIVDPARKIRVGNKLYFGDDESLVAEVIDNTTSRGRTIRFLFEGNDDEFKQVLDTLGETPLPKYIKRKPEEEDKERYQTVYAKYEGAVAAPTAGLHFSRELIKRLEIKGVKFAEVTLHTGLGTFRPIEVEDLSKHKMDAEYFLIDEHAVKVVNKAKEENRRICAIGTTSVRAVESSVTAQNLLKAAEGWTNTFIHPPYDFAIPNALVTNFHLPKTSLLIMTCAFAGYDLIMEAYQQAIKEKYRFFSYGDAMLII comes from the coding sequence ATGAAACTATCACAGTTCAAATTCGATCTCCCTTTAAACCTGATCGCACAGCACCCTTCCAAGACAAGAGATGAATCACGCTTAATGGTGGTAAATCGCGTTACCGGAAAAATTGAACACAAAGTATTTAAAGACATTCTGGGTTATTTTAACGATAAGGATGTGATGATTGTGAACAATACCAAGGTATTTCCTGCAAGGTTATATGGTCGTAAGGAAAAGACGGGAGCCAAAATTGAGGTTTTCCTGCTGCGTGAGCTGAACAAGCAAAATCGCCTGTGGGACGTAATTGTAGACCCGGCACGTAAGATCCGCGTAGGCAACAAATTGTATTTTGGTGACGACGAGTCACTGGTAGCGGAAGTAATTGACAACACTACTTCAAGAGGCCGTACCATCCGTTTCTTATTCGAAGGCAATGATGATGAGTTCAAACAGGTGCTGGACACCTTGGGTGAAACACCACTGCCTAAGTATATCAAACGTAAACCGGAAGAAGAAGACAAAGAGCGTTATCAGACCGTTTACGCCAAATACGAAGGCGCTGTGGCAGCACCTACTGCTGGTTTGCACTTCAGCCGTGAGTTGATCAAACGTCTGGAAATCAAAGGAGTGAAATTTGCAGAAGTAACGCTGCACACTGGTTTGGGCACTTTCCGTCCGATCGAAGTGGAAGACCTGAGCAAACACAAAATGGATGCTGAGTATTTCCTCATCGACGAACATGCCGTGAAAGTGGTGAACAAAGCCAAGGAAGAAAACCGCAGAATCTGCGCGATCGGTACTACCTCCGTACGTGCCGTAGAATCTTCCGTAACGGCGCAGAACCTCCTGAAAGCGGCAGAAGGCTGGACCAATACCTTTATCCATCCTCCTTACGATTTCGCGATTCCAAATGCGCTGGTGACCAACTTCCACCTGCCTAAAACAAGTCTGCTGATCATGACCTGCGCCTTTGCAGGGTACGACCTGATCATGGAAGCTTATCAGCAGGCCATCAAAGAAAAATACCGTTTCTTCAGCTATGGCGACGCCATGCTGATTATCTGA
- a CDS encoding ribose-phosphate pyrophosphokinase has product MQPSVKIFTGNSNPALAEKIAKRYGNGLNSIGKLKIQKFSDGEFQPVFLESIRGDYVFLVQGTNAPSDNLMELLLMIDAAKRASAGYITAVIPYFGFARQDRKDKPRVAIGSKLVANLLTSAGANRVITMDLHAPQIQAFFDIPVDHLDSSAIFIPYIEQLKLENLTFASPDVGSTNRVREVASYFNAEMVICDKHRKRANEIASMVVIGDVKDRDIVLIDDICDTAGTLSKAANLLKEKGARSVRAFCTHPVFSGKAYENIENSVLEEVVVCDTIPIRPESSKVKVVSVADLFAVAIRNMHENKSITSLFVHSQRRQ; this is encoded by the coding sequence ATGCAACCTTCAGTAAAAATCTTCACAGGCAACAGTAATCCAGCGTTGGCCGAGAAAATTGCCAAAAGATATGGCAACGGACTTAACAGCATTGGTAAATTAAAAATTCAGAAGTTCAGTGATGGCGAGTTTCAGCCCGTTTTCCTGGAAAGTATCCGTGGTGACTATGTTTTTCTTGTGCAGGGTACCAATGCCCCTTCAGATAACCTGATGGAGCTGTTGCTGATGATCGACGCGGCTAAGCGTGCATCAGCAGGGTATATCACCGCTGTGATCCCTTATTTCGGATTTGCACGGCAGGACAGGAAAGACAAACCCAGGGTAGCGATCGGGTCTAAACTGGTGGCCAATCTGCTGACTTCAGCAGGCGCTAACAGAGTGATTACCATGGATCTGCACGCTCCGCAGATTCAGGCGTTCTTTGATATCCCGGTAGATCACCTGGATAGCTCGGCTATTTTTATTCCCTACATTGAGCAATTAAAGCTGGAAAATCTTACCTTTGCGTCCCCTGACGTAGGTAGCACCAACAGGGTGCGTGAGGTAGCGTCCTACTTTAATGCTGAGATGGTTATTTGCGATAAACACCGTAAAAGGGCCAATGAAATAGCATCCATGGTAGTGATCGGTGATGTGAAAGACAGGGACATTGTGCTCATTGACGATATCTGTGATACAGCCGGTACGCTGTCAAAAGCGGCCAATCTGCTGAAGGAAAAAGGAGCCAGAAGCGTACGTGCTTTCTGTACTCATCCGGTTTTCAGCGGTAAAGCGTACGAAAACATTGAAAATTCCGTACTGGAAGAGGTGGTAGTATGTGATACTATTCCTATCCGTCCGGAAAGTTCCAAAGTTAAAGTGGTATCTGTGGCTGACCTGTTTGCAGTGGCCATCCGCAATATGCACGAAAACAAATCCATTACCAGCCTGTTTGTTCACAGTCAGCGCCGGCAATAA
- the radC gene encoding RadC family protein, whose amino-acid sequence MKKDSKGWFIFGEIPRSMFVSPKTQSHVAIRHWADTEKPREKLLNSGPSALTDTELLAILLHTGHKSKSALDLAREVLQLAHNNLSELGRINARKLQKLRGMGSAKAVTILAAMELARRRQAGFIHKKTVIRAGSDAALFFKPLLADQYFEAFYVMFLNQANKVLHYRCISTGGMTSTVVDTRIIFREALEAQACKLLLCHNHPSGSLRPSQADIRITLKIKELGQLFDIDVLDHIIVSETGYCSLVEEGVI is encoded by the coding sequence ATGAAAAAAGATTCGAAAGGGTGGTTTATATTTGGAGAAATACCCCGAAGTATGTTTGTTAGCCCGAAAACACAGTCCCATGTGGCCATACGCCATTGGGCAGATACTGAAAAACCACGGGAGAAACTGCTCAACAGCGGCCCTTCCGCCCTCACCGACACAGAGCTCCTCGCCATCCTCCTTCATACCGGCCATAAAAGCAAGTCAGCACTCGACCTGGCCCGGGAAGTATTGCAGCTGGCACACAACAACCTCTCCGAACTGGGAAGGATCAATGCCCGGAAGCTGCAAAAACTCAGAGGCATGGGCAGCGCCAAAGCTGTTACCATCCTGGCCGCCATGGAACTGGCCCGGCGCCGGCAGGCAGGCTTCATCCACAAAAAAACCGTCATCCGTGCCGGTTCCGATGCAGCCCTCTTTTTTAAGCCCCTCCTGGCAGACCAGTACTTCGAAGCCTTTTATGTGATGTTCCTCAATCAGGCCAACAAAGTACTGCATTATCGCTGTATCAGCACCGGCGGTATGACCAGCACCGTGGTAGACACCCGCATCATATTCCGGGAAGCCCTGGAAGCACAGGCCTGTAAGCTCCTCCTCTGCCATAATCACCCCTCCGGCAGCCTCCGCCCCAGCCAGGCAGATATACGGATCACCCTCAAAATAAAAGAACTCGGTCAGCTCTTCGACATCGACGTCCTGGATCATATTATTGTTTCTGAAACAGGCTACTGCAGCCTCGTGGAAGAAGGTGTGATATAA
- a CDS encoding AMP nucleosidase produces the protein MKTKEEIVANWLPRYTGEKLEHFGSHILLTNFSNYLTMFAEWNNVEIVGVGKPMQCATAGDITIINFGMGSPGAATVMDLLSAISPKAVLFLGKCGGLKKKNAIGDLILPIAAIRGEGTSNDYFPPEVPALPAFALQKAISTTIRDQGFDYWTGTCYTTNRRVWEHDAEFKQYLERIRAMAVDMETATIFSVGFYNKIPTGALLLVSDQPMIPEGVKTEESDKKVTTRFVERHLKIGIESLQKLIESHQTVKHLRF, from the coding sequence ATGAAGACAAAAGAAGAAATTGTAGCTAATTGGCTTCCCCGCTACACAGGAGAAAAACTCGAACACTTCGGGTCTCACATCCTCCTTACCAACTTCAGTAATTATCTCACCATGTTTGCCGAATGGAACAACGTAGAAATCGTTGGGGTGGGAAAACCTATGCAATGCGCCACTGCCGGCGATATTACCATTATTAACTTTGGTATGGGTAGCCCTGGTGCTGCAACTGTCATGGACCTGCTGAGCGCCATTTCCCCCAAAGCAGTATTGTTTCTGGGTAAATGCGGCGGACTGAAAAAGAAAAACGCCATCGGTGATCTGATCCTGCCTATCGCGGCTATCCGCGGTGAGGGTACCTCCAACGACTATTTCCCTCCCGAAGTACCGGCACTGCCTGCATTTGCGCTGCAAAAAGCGATCTCTACCACCATCCGCGATCAGGGTTTCGACTACTGGACTGGTACCTGCTATACTACCAACCGTCGGGTATGGGAGCATGATGCAGAATTCAAACAATACCTGGAACGTATAAGGGCCATGGCGGTAGATATGGAAACAGCCACTATCTTCTCCGTTGGATTTTATAACAAAATCCCTACCGGCGCCCTGTTACTGGTTTCTGACCAGCCAATGATTCCGGAAGGTGTTAAAACAGAAGAAAGCGATAAAAAAGTGACCACCCGGTTTGTGGAACGTCACCTGAAAATCGGTATTGAATCGTTGCAGAAACTGATTGAGAGTCACCAAACTGTTAAGCACCTGCGTTTTTAG
- a CDS encoding Gfo/Idh/MocA family protein, with translation MLKIGLFGVGHLGKIHLSQLSTMKDVEVVGFYDPSNANAASVAEQYNIPRFETPEELIMAVDAIDIVAPTTLHFKLCELAIRNGKHIFVEKPMTNTMEEAKTLVKLVDEANIKFQVGHVERFNPAFLALKGYDLKPMFIEVHRLAEFNPRGTDVSVILDLMIHDIDIVLSIVKSTVSRISASGVAVMSDTPDIANVRIEFHNGCVANLTSSRISLKKMRKMRLFQKDAYIGIDFLDKKSEIIKLKTPEDEGLFTLDIETNSGKKTIAIDNPEVKQSNAIRMELELFRDAILQNKPVAVNAIDGLQALDVAHQILQKINSER, from the coding sequence ATGCTCAAAATAGGACTCTTCGGGGTAGGACATCTCGGCAAAATACACCTCTCTCAACTTTCCACCATGAAAGATGTAGAGGTAGTAGGCTTCTACGATCCCAGCAATGCCAACGCCGCCAGCGTAGCAGAGCAATACAATATTCCCCGGTTTGAGACACCGGAAGAACTGATCATGGCAGTAGACGCTATCGATATCGTAGCCCCTACCACCCTGCACTTCAAGTTATGTGAACTGGCCATCCGCAATGGTAAACACATCTTCGTGGAGAAACCCATGACCAACACCATGGAGGAAGCCAAAACACTGGTAAAGCTGGTAGATGAAGCCAATATCAAATTCCAGGTAGGACACGTGGAACGCTTCAACCCTGCCTTCCTCGCCCTGAAAGGCTATGATCTGAAACCCATGTTCATCGAAGTACACCGCCTCGCAGAATTCAACCCGCGCGGCACCGATGTAAGCGTGATACTCGACCTCATGATCCATGACATCGATATCGTACTCAGTATCGTAAAATCTACTGTCAGCCGTATCTCCGCCAGCGGCGTGGCCGTTATGAGTGATACTCCCGATATCGCCAACGTACGCATCGAATTCCATAATGGCTGCGTAGCCAATCTCACCTCCAGCCGTATCTCTCTGAAAAAAATGCGCAAAATGCGCCTGTTCCAGAAAGACGCCTACATCGGCATCGATTTCCTGGATAAAAAATCAGAGATCATCAAATTAAAAACACCGGAAGACGAAGGCCTCTTTACCCTCGATATCGAAACCAATAGCGGCAAAAAAACCATTGCCATCGATAATCCGGAGGTAAAACAATCCAACGCCATCCGTATGGAACTGGAACTGTTCCGCGACGCCATCCTGCAAAACAAACCCGTAGCTGTAAACGCTATCGATGGACTGCAGGCGCTCGATGTGGCCCACCAGATCCTCCAGAAAATAAACTCCGAACGGTAA
- the pth gene encoding aminoacyl-tRNA hydrolase has translation MKYLIAGLGNIGEEYRNTRHNIGFDVVDAFVASHNSTFHNDRLADVAECKWKGKTFIVIKPTTYMNLSGRAIKYWMDKEKIVPENLLVIMDELALPLDVIRLRPGGSDAGHNGLKSIQESLGTNQYPRLRFGIGNDYPKGRQVDFVLGKWKNTEMPVVQQKIDKCGEIIESFASIGLARTMNEFNKLTFPL, from the coding sequence ATGAAATACCTGATCGCCGGTTTGGGCAACATAGGGGAAGAGTACCGCAATACCCGCCACAACATTGGTTTTGATGTGGTAGATGCTTTTGTTGCCAGCCATAACAGTACTTTCCACAATGACAGGCTGGCCGATGTAGCAGAATGTAAATGGAAAGGGAAAACGTTTATCGTTATCAAGCCTACCACTTATATGAACCTCAGTGGTCGTGCCATCAAATACTGGATGGACAAGGAAAAGATCGTTCCTGAAAATCTGCTGGTGATCATGGATGAGCTGGCCCTCCCGCTGGACGTGATCCGCTTGCGCCCTGGTGGCAGCGATGCCGGTCACAACGGCCTCAAGAGCATTCAGGAATCGTTGGGTACCAACCAGTATCCGCGGCTGCGCTTCGGTATCGGCAATGATTATCCCAAAGGCAGACAGGTAGATTTTGTACTGGGAAAGTGGAAAAACACCGAAATGCCGGTGGTGCAGCAAAAAATCGACAAATGTGGTGAAATTATTGAAAGTTTTGCCAGCATTGGGTTGGCCCGCACCATGAATGAATTCAATAAGCTGACTTTTCCTCTGTAA
- a CDS encoding 2-C-methyl-D-erythritol 4-phosphate cytidylyltransferase, translated as MERKKIAIIVAGGSGTRMQSAVPKQFLDLAGRPVLYYTITAFAQAYPDMEIVLVLPENHISQANHLLQSLENLPAITIVKGGETRFHSVKNGLQQVKDNAVVFVHDGVRPLVSPALIRSCYEAALSHGSAIPAIDMKDSIREVSGDKNMAVNRDRFRIIQTPQTFLSELILPAFELPYDPLFTDEATVVERLGKQIYLVEGEESNLKITKPLDLVLAKAFLNCDGL; from the coding sequence ATGGAGAGAAAAAAGATAGCTATCATTGTTGCCGGCGGCTCCGGAACCCGGATGCAGAGCGCCGTTCCCAAACAGTTTCTCGACCTGGCCGGCCGGCCGGTATTGTACTATACCATTACTGCTTTTGCCCAGGCCTACCCCGATATGGAAATTGTGCTGGTATTACCGGAAAACCATATCAGCCAGGCCAATCATCTATTACAGTCATTGGAGAATTTGCCCGCCATAACGATCGTGAAAGGAGGGGAAACCCGCTTTCATTCGGTTAAGAACGGGCTGCAGCAGGTGAAGGACAATGCTGTGGTATTTGTACATGATGGCGTAAGGCCGCTGGTATCCCCTGCGTTGATACGTTCCTGTTATGAAGCTGCATTAAGCCATGGTAGCGCTATTCCGGCAATTGATATGAAAGACAGTATCCGGGAAGTGTCGGGGGATAAAAATATGGCGGTCAACAGAGACCGTTTCCGGATTATTCAGACACCGCAGACTTTTCTGTCGGAGCTGATATTACCGGCTTTTGAACTGCCTTATGATCCTTTGTTTACCGATGAAGCCACCGTGGTGGAACGTTTGGGGAAGCAGATATATCTGGTGGAAGGGGAGGAGTCAAATCTGAAGATTACCAAGCCACTGGATCTGGTGCTGGCGAAAGCCTTCCTGAACTGTGATGGATTATGA
- a CDS encoding ABC transporter ATP-binding protein gives MHSTRLEIQDMEVTFQAHDKTVKAVNQLNLSVGRGEIIGVVGESGSGKSVTSLSVMRLIQAPGKISHGKIIYHHADGRATDLVTLSDTAMRAYRGNEIAMIFQEPMTSLNPLHTCGAQVTEAIRLHKGISLKEAREQAVALFARVKLPNPAVIMDRYPHELSGGQKQRVMIAMAISCEPRLLIADEPTTALDVTVQKAILLLLKELQQQMDMSVLFITHDLGVVAELAERVVVMYKGNIVEEGPVQQVFLHPQHPYTKGLLACRPPLDKRLSRLPVTRDFMETDAEGHIQEKAGAVAEVVNTLVVSEAALQARRAQLAAASPLLEVHGLQTWFPVKKSITGKVLEWYKAVDDISFSVVSGETLGLVGESGCGKTTLGRSLLRLIEPTGGSIVYKGQDLRSLSSAGMRALRKDMQLIFQDPYASLNPRKSVGAAILEPMQVHGLYGDERLQREKVMELLEKVNLLPEHFNRYPHEFSGGQRQRVVIARALAVDPSFIICDESVAALDVSVQAQVLNLLIRLREEFGFSCIFISHDLSVVRFISDRMMVMQKGKIVEMGPADEVYNHPQHPYTQQLISAIPKGI, from the coding sequence ATGCATTCAACCCGGCTAGAGATACAAGACATGGAAGTTACCTTCCAGGCACATGATAAAACTGTTAAGGCTGTAAACCAACTGAACCTGTCTGTAGGCAGGGGCGAGATCATAGGGGTAGTGGGAGAATCCGGTTCTGGTAAATCGGTGACCTCCCTCTCCGTGATGCGTCTGATACAGGCGCCGGGAAAGATATCGCACGGGAAAATCATCTATCATCATGCAGATGGCAGGGCTACAGACCTGGTAACACTGTCTGATACTGCTATGCGGGCTTATCGTGGCAATGAGATTGCCATGATTTTCCAGGAGCCCATGACCTCCCTCAATCCGTTACATACCTGTGGCGCACAGGTCACAGAAGCCATCCGGCTGCACAAGGGTATTTCGTTGAAAGAAGCCCGTGAGCAGGCGGTGGCGCTATTTGCCCGGGTAAAGCTCCCCAACCCGGCCGTTATTATGGATCGTTATCCGCATGAACTGTCCGGCGGACAAAAACAGCGGGTGATGATCGCCATGGCCATTTCCTGTGAACCCCGCCTGTTGATTGCTGATGAGCCCACTACCGCATTGGACGTAACAGTACAAAAGGCCATCCTGTTGCTGCTTAAAGAGCTGCAACAGCAGATGGACATGAGCGTATTGTTTATTACACACGATCTGGGCGTGGTAGCCGAACTGGCAGAACGGGTGGTGGTAATGTATAAAGGGAATATCGTGGAAGAAGGTCCGGTTCAACAGGTATTCCTTCATCCGCAGCATCCTTATACCAAAGGGCTGCTGGCCTGCCGGCCTCCGCTGGACAAGCGGTTGTCGCGTCTGCCGGTGACCCGTGATTTTATGGAAACAGATGCTGAAGGCCATATACAGGAGAAAGCCGGGGCTGTAGCTGAAGTAGTGAATACCCTGGTAGTGAGCGAAGCAGCTCTGCAGGCGCGGCGTGCACAACTGGCCGCCGCCAGTCCTCTGTTGGAAGTACATGGTCTGCAAACCTGGTTTCCGGTGAAAAAAAGTATTACCGGTAAAGTACTGGAATGGTACAAGGCGGTAGATGATATCAGCTTTTCTGTTGTTAGCGGGGAGACGCTGGGACTGGTGGGAGAGTCGGGATGTGGCAAAACCACACTGGGCAGATCTCTTTTACGGTTGATAGAACCAACCGGCGGAAGTATTGTTTATAAAGGGCAGGACTTACGGAGTTTGTCGTCTGCAGGGATGCGGGCGCTGCGTAAGGATATGCAGCTCATTTTTCAGGACCCTTATGCTTCCCTGAATCCGCGGAAGTCGGTAGGGGCGGCAATTCTGGAGCCGATGCAGGTACATGGGCTTTATGGAGATGAGCGGCTGCAGCGGGAAAAGGTGATGGAGCTGCTGGAAAAGGTGAACCTGCTGCCGGAACATTTTAACCGCTATCCGCATGAGTTTTCCGGCGGACAACGTCAGCGGGTGGTAATAGCGAGGGCGCTGGCGGTTGATCCATCGTTTATTATCTGTGATGAATCGGTGGCGGCGCTGGATGTGAGTGTACAGGCGCAGGTGCTGAACCTGCTGATCCGGTTGCGGGAAGAGTTTGGCTTCAGCTGTATTTTTATTTCGCATGATCTGTCGGTGGTGCGTTTTATCAGCGACCGGATGATGGTGATGCAGAAGGGAAAGATAGTAGAGATGGGACCGGCAGACGAGGTGTACAATCATCCGCAGCATCCTTACACGCAACAGCTCATTTCGGCCATACCTAAAGGAATTTAA
- a CDS encoding Glu/Leu/Phe/Val family dehydrogenase produces MSQDQHYSFFQSVERSFDKAAVFTRWDKGILEQIKACNAVYQIKFPVRIGDTVQVIEAYRVQHSHHKLPCKGGIRFSDEVNQDEVMALASLMTYKCAIVNVPFGGAKGGLKINPRNYTPFQLEAITRRYTAELVKKNFIGPGTDVPAPDYGTGEREMSWILDTYMSLRPGEIDGYGCVTGKPVSQGGVRGRTEATGLGVFYGLRELCNIKEDMDRLGLTTGLEGKRVVVQGMGNVGFHAAKYFNEAGAKVICLIEWDGAIFNENGLDPEAVLKHKKETGSIINFPGSTNLNKNTDGLELECEILIPAALENVIDKHNAPNVKAKIIGEAANGPLTPEADEILNKKGVIVVPDMFLNAGGVTVSYFEWLKNLSHVRYGRLGKRFDENMNIHILQTIEELTGKKVSEKERKFIAHGADEVDLVYSGLEETMHAALHEVRDVMMANPQIHDMRTAAYVVAINKVGAAYEQLGIFP; encoded by the coding sequence ATGTCGCAAGATCAGCACTATAGCTTTTTCCAGAGTGTGGAAAGAAGTTTCGACAAAGCCGCTGTATTCACCAGATGGGACAAGGGTATCCTGGAGCAGATCAAAGCCTGCAATGCCGTTTACCAGATCAAGTTCCCGGTAAGGATCGGCGATACCGTTCAGGTAATTGAAGCCTATCGTGTACAGCACTCTCACCACAAACTGCCTTGTAAAGGTGGTATCCGCTTCAGCGATGAAGTAAACCAGGATGAGGTAATGGCACTGGCTTCCCTGATGACCTACAAATGCGCGATCGTAAACGTGCCTTTCGGTGGTGCTAAAGGTGGTCTTAAAATCAATCCCCGCAACTATACTCCCTTCCAGCTGGAGGCTATCACCCGTCGTTATACCGCTGAACTGGTAAAGAAAAACTTTATCGGCCCCGGCACCGACGTTCCTGCTCCAGACTATGGCACCGGCGAAAGAGAAATGAGCTGGATCCTGGATACCTACATGAGCCTCCGTCCGGGTGAAATCGACGGCTACGGCTGCGTTACCGGTAAACCAGTATCTCAGGGCGGTGTACGCGGACGTACAGAAGCTACCGGCCTCGGTGTATTCTATGGTCTGCGCGAACTGTGCAACATTAAGGAAGATATGGACCGCCTGGGCCTGACCACCGGTCTCGAAGGCAAAAGAGTAGTAGTACAGGGTATGGGTAACGTAGGATTTCACGCTGCCAAATACTTCAACGAAGCAGGTGCCAAAGTAATCTGCCTCATCGAATGGGACGGCGCCATCTTCAACGAAAACGGCCTGGATCCTGAAGCTGTACTGAAACACAAAAAAGAAACCGGCTCCATCATCAACTTCCCCGGTTCTACCAATCTGAATAAAAATACCGACGGTCTGGAACTGGAATGCGAAATCCTGATCCCTGCCGCCCTGGAGAATGTGATCGATAAACACAATGCTCCCAATGTTAAGGCAAAAATCATCGGTGAAGCCGCCAACGGCCCACTGACACCGGAAGCAGACGAAATCCTGAACAAAAAAGGCGTGATCGTAGTACCCGACATGTTCCTCAACGCAGGTGGTGTAACCGTTTCCTACTTCGAATGGCTGAAAAACCTGAGCCATGTACGTTACGGCCGTCTGGGCAAACGCTTCGATGAAAACATGAATATCCACATTCTGCAGACCATCGAAGAACTGACCGGTAAAAAAGTGTCTGAAAAAGAAAGAAAATTCATCGCACACGGTGCTGATGAAGTAGATCTGGTTTACTCCGGCCTGGAAGAAACCATGCACGCCGCTCTCCACGAAGTACGCGACGTAATGATGGCTAACCCGCAGATCCACGATATGCGTACCGCCGCTTACGTAGTAGCTATCAACAAAGTAGGTGCTGCTTACGAGCAACTGGGTATCTTCCCTTGA
- a CDS encoding 50S ribosomal protein L25 yields MKTITIEGQLRSEFGKKATRQIRSEEKVPCVIYGGAETVNFSAPAKEFKNLVYTADFQLAEIKLDGKVYRCVLKDLQFDVVTDELSHVDFLELVEDKLVTVTLPIKLVGSSVGVKAGGKLVSKLKALKVKTLPKNLVENIEVNIDNLELNENIRVEDVKVEGIEITNSPRIPIASVVMTRQLRQEEATAEKESKKK; encoded by the coding sequence ATGAAAACAATAACCATCGAAGGACAACTCAGGAGCGAATTCGGCAAAAAAGCCACCCGCCAGATCCGTTCTGAGGAGAAAGTGCCTTGTGTTATTTACGGGGGTGCAGAAACTGTAAATTTTTCAGCTCCTGCCAAAGAATTCAAAAACCTGGTGTACACTGCTGATTTCCAGCTTGCAGAAATCAAACTGGACGGTAAAGTTTACAGATGCGTACTGAAAGACCTGCAGTTCGACGTAGTTACTGATGAGCTGTCTCACGTTGACTTCCTGGAACTGGTAGAAGACAAACTGGTAACAGTGACCCTGCCTATCAAACTGGTTGGTTCTTCCGTAGGTGTGAAAGCCGGTGGTAAACTGGTTAGCAAACTGAAAGCGCTGAAAGTTAAAACCCTGCCTAAAAACCTGGTTGAGAACATCGAAGTAAACATCGATAACCTGGAACTGAACGAAAACATCCGTGTAGAAGACGTGAAAGTAGAAGGTATCGAAATCACCAACTCTCCTCGTATTCCTATCGCTTCTGTGGTTATGACCCGTCAGCTGCGTCAGGAAGAAGCTACTGCTGAAAAAGAATCTAAAAAGAAATAA